The Pseudomonas cucumis sequence CGCCTAGGGATCTTCCATGAATACTGCATCTTTGGCCGGCAAACGTAGTGGCAATTTTTATGGCCTCGGTACTTATCTGGGCCTGGCCGGTGCCTTGCTGGCAATGGTCGCGCTGTTCTCGATCCTGAGCAGCCACTTCCTGTCTTACGACACCTTCAGCACTTTGGCCAACCAGATTCCCGATTTGATGGTGCTGGCGGTCGGCATGACCTTCGTATTGATCATTGGCGGTATCGACTTGTCGGTGGGGTCGGTGCTGGCGCTCGCGGCCTCGGCGGTCAGTGTGGCGATTCTCGGTTGGGGCTGGAGTGTCTTGCCTGCGGCCTTGCTCGGCATGGCGGTAGCGGCATTGGCCGGGACTGTCACCGGCTCGATCACCGTGGCGTGGCGGATTCCCTCGTTCATCGTGTCCCTCGGCGTGCTGGAAATGGCGCGAGGCCTGGCGTATCAGATGACCGGTTCGCGCACTGCCTACATCGGTGATGCCTTCGCCTGGCTGTCCAACCCGATCGCGTTTGGCATCTCGCCGTCATTCATCATTGCCTTGCTGATTATCTTCATCGCCCAGGCCGTGCTGACGCGTACGGTGTTCGGTCGTTACCTGATCGGCATCGGTACCAACGAAGAGGCGGTGCGTCTGGCGGGGATCAATCCGAAACCCTACAAGATCCTGGTCTTCAGTCTGATGGGGCTGCTGGCCGGTATCGCTGCGTTGTTTCAGATTTCTCGCCTGGAAGCGGCGGACCCGAACGCCGGCTCCGGTCTGGAGCTGCAGGTAATCGCTGCGGTCGTGATCGGCGGCACCAGCCTGATGGGCGGGCGCGGCTCGGTCATCAGCACGTTCTTCGGTGTGCTGATCATCTCCGTACTGGCAGCCGGTCTGGCTCAGATCGGCGCGACCGAGCCAACCAAACGCATCATCACCGGTGCGGTGATCGTGGTGGCGGTGGTGCTTGATACTTATCGCAGTCAGCGCGCAAGCCGGCGGACCTGAGTCATGGCAACAATCAAGGATGTAGCGGCACTCGCGGGCATTTCCTACACCACGGTTTCCCACGTGGTGAACAAGACGCGGCCGGTCAGTGAGGAAGTACGGGTCAAGGTCGAGGCGGCGATCAAAAGTCTCGACTACGTGCCCAGTGCCGTGGCCCGGTCATTGAAAGCGAAAACCACCGCGACCATCGGCCTGCTGGTGCCCAACAGCCTCAACCCGTACTTCGCCGAGTTGGCCCGTGGCATCGAGGATTACTGCGAGCGCAACGGCTATTGCGTCATCCTCTGCAACTCTGACGACAACCCGGACAAGCAACGCAGCTACCTTCGCGTGTTGCTGGAAAAGCGCATTGACGGCCTGATCGTTGCCTCGGCCGGTGGTGACAGCGGCCTGGCCGAAGGTCTAGCGGGGGTGCGAACGCCAATGGTGATCGTCGACCGTGGGCTCGAAGGTCTCGATGCCGATCTGGTGCGCATCGATCACGAATACGGTGCCTATCTGGCGACCCGACACCTGCTGGAGCTGGGGCATCGGGACATCGCCACGATTGGCGGGCCAGCGAGTACCAGCGTGGCGCAGATGCGTCTGGCCGGTTATTGCCGCGCCTTGAAAGAGGCGGGCGTCGAAGTGCCGCGCGAGCGCATGCTGGAAAGCGACTTCACCAGCACCGGCGGTTATAACGCCGCCGCGATCCTGTTGGAAAAGAACCCGCCCAGCGCGATTTTCGCCGGTAACGACATGATTGGCATCGGTGTGTTGCGCGCCGCTGCCGAGCGCAATATTCGTGTGCCTACCGAGCTGTCGGTGATCGGCTTTGACGATATCCAGATGAGCCGTTACGTCTACCCGGCGCTGACCACCGTGGGCCAGTCGATCCTGCAGCTTGGCGAGATGGCGGCCGAAGTGCTGTTGCGCAGGATTGCCACGCCGGCTCTGGCGACCGATCAGCGCATCGTGACGCCGAGTATTGTCCTGCGCGAATCGACTGCGCCGCTGGCTGGTGTGTTCGCCCAATTCCGCTAAACAAAAAGTACCGCTGAAACCAAAAGCACCGCAGAAACAGAATTGACGAGTGATGTATGCCAGCAAAAGTAGTGGTAATAGGCAGCCTGAACATGGACTTGGTCACCCGGGCGCCACGGCTGCCTCGTGGTGGTGAAACGCTGATCGGCCAATCGTTTGCCACGGTTTCCGGCGGCAAGGGCGCGAACCAGGCCGTGGCCGCAGCGCGGCTGGGAGCGCAGGTGTCGATGGTCGGTTGTGTCGGAAGCGATGCCTATGGCGAAGCGCTGCGCGAGGCGTTGTTGGCCGAGCAGATCGATTGCCAGGCGGTCAGTACGGTCGAAGATTCCAGCGGCGTGGCGTTGATCGTGGTCGATGACAACAGTCAGAACGCGATCGTGATTGTTGCCGGCGCCAACGGTGCGCTGACGCCCGAAGTGATCGACCGTTTCGACGCGGTGTTACAAGCGGCGGATGTCATTATCTGTCAGCTGGAAGTGCCGGATGCCACGGTTGGCCATGCTCTGAAGCGCGGTCGTGAGCTGGGTAAAACCGTGATTCTCAATCCGGCGCCGGCCAGTCGCCCGCTGCCGGTGGATTGGTATGCAGCCATCGATTACCTGATACCCAACGAAAGCGAAGCCTCGGCCTTGAGCGGTTTGCCGGTGGACTCCCTGAGCACCGCCGAAACCGCCGCCACCCGCTTGATCGCCATGGGTGCCGGCAAAGTGATCATCACCCTCGGCGCTCAGGGATCGCTATTGGCCAATGGCACACGGCTTGAGCATTTCCCGGCAGCGAAAGTGAAGGCGGTCGACACCACTGCGGCCGGCGACACGTTCGTCGGTGGTTTCGCAGCAGCTTTGGCGGCCGGCAAAAGCGAGGCTGAAGCGATCCGTTTCGGCCAGGTCGCCGCTGCGCTGTCGGTCACCCGGGCTGGCGCGCAACCTTCGATTCCCACCTTGTCCGACGTACAGGCCTTTAAAGCACCATGAAAAAGACTCCTTTGCTCAACGTCGCGCTGTCGCGGCTGATCGCCGCCCTGGGCCATGGCGACACGGTCGTGATCGGCGATGCCGGCCTGCCGGTTCCACCCGGCGTCGAATTGATAGACCTGGCCTTGACCCACGGAATTCCGGATTTCGTCAGTACCTTGAAGGTCGTGCTCAGCGAAATGCAGGTCGAAAGCCATGTGCTGGCCCATGAGATTCTGGACAAGAAACCGTCGGCCTTGAGCACGCTGGATGAACTGAATGCCGAAGGTGCACTGGGCCGGCGCGATCTGCTCAGTCATGACCAATTCAAAGCACTCAGCCGACAGGCACGGGCGATTGTTCGTACAGGCGAATGTCAGCCGTACTGCAACATCGTTTTGGTGGCTGGCGTAACGTTCTAACTTTCCATTCTTCCCATGCACAAGGAATGCGCTATGCACCGCTATGCTCAGAAACTGCACCACCTGCTCCGGAGTCTGCTGCTTTTGTCCCTGATTACCGCAACAAGCGCCCAAGCGGCGGAGAAGATCGACTTGATCATCGACACCGATCCGGGTGCCGATGACGTGGTTGCCTTGCTGTTTGCCCTGGCATCGCCGGAAGAGCTGAACATTCGTGCGTTGACCACCGTTGCTGGCAACGTACGTCTGGACAAGACCTCGCGTAATGCGCGTCTGGCCCGTGAGTGGGCAGGGCGCGAGGAGGTGCCTGTTTATGCGGGCGCGCCGAAACCCATGATGCGCACGCCGATCTATGCCGAGAACATCCATGGCAAGGAAGGTCTGTCGGGCGTCACGGTGCACGAACCGAAGAAAGGCCTGGCCGAAGGCAATGCGGTCAACTATCTGATCGATACCCTGAAGTCCGCCAAACCCCACAGCATCACCATCGCCATGCTCGGTCCACAGACCAACCTGGCGCTGGCGCTGATCCAGGAGCCTGAAATCGTTCAGGGCATCAAGGAAGTGGTGATAATGGGCGGTGCGCACTTCAATGGTGGCAATATCACCCCGGTGGCCGAATTCAATCTCTTCGCTGACCCGCAGGCTGCCGAAGTGGTGCTGAAAAGTGGTGTCAAGCTGACCTATCTGCCGCTGGATGTGACCCACAAGGTCCTCACGAGTGAAGCGCGCCTGCAGCAGATCGCCGCACTGGATAACAATGCCAGCAAACTGGTGGGCGATATTCTCAACGAATACGTCAAAGGCGACATGGAGCACTACGGCATTCCGGGTGGCCCGGTGCATGACGCCACAGTCATCGCTTACCTGCTCAAGCCGGAGCTGTTCACCGGACGTTCGGTCAACGTAGTGGTTGATAGCCGCGAAGGGCCGACTTTCGGCCAGACCATCGTCGACTGGTATGACGGCCTGAAGGCACCGAAAAATGCCTTCTGGGTTGAAAGCGGCGACGCTCAGGGCTTCTTCGACCTGCTGACCCAGCGTCTGGCTCGTTTGAAGTAAGGCATAGGCCCGCAGGTGCCAGCCTGCGGGTTTTACACTACTCGGTTTCTCTTGCGCCCATGTAGTCAGCGGGGTATTTCTCGAGAACCTGTTTGATGAATGTCTGTGCGGCTTGTGTTCCCAGTTCCTTGACCAGCAAATCGATACCAATGATTGCCAACTCTTCCGGGCTACCCGGGCTGTAAGAGCTGTGGCCCTGTGGCCACTTGGCTTTGATGTCGGCGTCGATACTTACGGTGGTCATGATGGCGCTCGTGAAGTCGGAAAGGCTGAGTGTCGAGTTAACCATTTTGTGGGACGTTTGGCACTCCGACTTAGGCATGAGGGGAGGGCTATGCGACACTTGGTCTTTGACGATTTTTCAAGGACAGTGCTGTGCAGATCGATTTGAACACTCCTGATGGCTTGACCCTCGAAGCGGTGCGTCAGCTGCTGGCTTCTGCCAGCGACGATGAACACACTCAGTTGCGGGTCACCAAGGGCGGCATCGCCTACATTTCGTCGGGTATTGTGGGCGGCACGGACATCGACGGGCTGCTGTTTCGCCTGGAGACTTGGGCCAAGGGTTCCGGTTATGTCGGATTGGTCGCAGCCAGCGACAAGGTCTGGGTCATGCAGATTTTCAATGCGCTCAAGCAGAACTGGCCGAAGCCGCCTTTCGACTACATCGACGTTTATTAAACGCCGTTCATATTCAGTCACGATTGAGTGATGAACGGCATGCTAATGCTCAGGCACACTCGACGCTGCCTGGATCGAGGGCGGGGCGAGCGCTCGCCTTGAAACCAAACGCCAAAATGGCGGTCGCACGATCTCAGCTTAACTATTGAAAAAAGGAGGCTTCATGCCTTGGAAGCTCGCGTCATTGGGTACTTTGTTGGCCGCCACCCTGCTGGCCGGTTGCAGCAGTACGTCCACCGAGTCGGCAAAGGACCCTGTGGCGACCGACACCGGCCACAGCCGTTGTGAAGCAAAGGCTGCCGAATTCACCATTGGCAAAAAGGCTTCGCCCCAATTGCTGGAGCAGGCACGTACCCGCGCAGGCGCGCAGAATGCCCGGTTCCTCAAGCCTGATGACATGGTGACCCTGGAATACCGCTCCGATCGCCTGAACCTGAACACCGACAACAATCTGGTGGTCACCCGCGTCAACTGCGGCTGATTTCTTCAGGCTTTTGTTTCGCCCATAAAAAACCCCGTCACATGGACGGGGTTTTTTTAGTGCGCCAGAAAATTACTCTGGGCGGACTTGTGCAGCTTGCATACCCTTTTGGCCTTTCTCAGCCACGAAGGAAACGGTCTGGCCTTCTTTCAGGCTTTTGAAACCGTCGCTTTCGATAGCTTTGAAGTGTACGAACAGGTCGTCACCGCCACCTTGAGGAGTGATGAAGCCGAAGCCTTTTTCATCGTTGAACCATTTAACGGTGCCGGTTTGGCGATTAGACATGGTGTATCTCCAAGAAACATATATTTTCAGTAGTACTGTGCTGCTCAGGCCAACTGGGCACACCGGAGTATCATAGTCGAAATGTTCGCTTTGGGAGCCCCCCGGGTGTGCTGTTTGCCCTACAGTCGCGTTTACTTTGTTGCTTCGTGTGGCTGAAAGCCCCGGTTTAAAAGGCTTTCAGTCGAAAGTAAAGACAATAAAAAAAGCTGAAAAACCTGCATAAATCGTACGAAAAAGCTAAATTTCATCACTTTTTATCGGCGGTGAGCCGAGTCAAAAGGACTTTTTCCTCACTTTTTCGCCGGTGCATTGGCCTTGCATTTAGCAATCTGACCCAGTGCTTTCTGTTGCAGTTCCGGGCTGGCCTTGTTATCCATCAGGGCCTGAATGTCGCCAGCCGGGTACGATTTGATCGCGTCGGCACCGCAAGCGCAGTGAGACTTCGCAGCCGCAGCGCCGATCTGCGGAGTGGCCGCCTGAGTGCACTGAGCCATGTATTTCTCGCGCTCCCCCTTTGGCCAATCGGCATGGGCAGCCAGCGGCAGCAACAGGACGACGGGTGCGACGATGGCGAATAAACGATTCAGACGCATGCTGAGATGCTCCTTTTGGGTCAATGTCTTGTTATCTGAGGGGTAAAGCGGGGTTCAAGTTCAGCACTCTGGCATAAAAATGCCTGATTTGCCCCAGCAGAAAACCTTGCCGCCGCGACGACCGTTCATCTGTGCTAGCATGCTTCGCTCGGGCGTTTGCAGGCTCCGGATGACCTTCAGTCCCGGTAGCGGCGGATGCGCGAATAACCCTGATTTGAATCCCAGTCACTCTGGTTCGGTTTTCCGGTTGGCCGCAAGGCTCCTGCCGCTGTAAGGCAGGCGTTCGTTATTGAATGGCCTGGATCGGATCTTGTACTGGCTCATCCCAACCCACGTGACCTTTGGTAGGGGTCACCACTAGGAGAGGAGGCGCCATGCCAACTATTACTCTTCCCGACGGCAGTCAACGTTCATTCGATCACCCGGTTTCCGTAGCCGAGGTCGCCGCATCCATCGGTGCCGGTCTGGCCAAGGCCACCGTGGCCGGTAAGGTCGATGGCAAGCTGGTCGACGCCAGCGACATCATCGACAGCGATTCCTCGCTGCAAATCATTACGCCAAAGGATGAAGAGGGGCTGGAGATCATTCGCCACTCTTGCGCCCACCTGGTTGGCCACGCGGTCAAGCAGTTGTACCCGACGGCCAAGATGGTCATCGGTCCGGTCATCGACGAAGGCTTCTATTACGACATCGCCTTCGAGCGTCCTTTCACCCCGGACGACCTGGCCGCCATCGAACAGCGCATGCAGCAGCTGATCGAGAAAGATTACGACGTGATCAAGAAAGTCACTCCGCGCGCCGAAGTGATCGAAGTGTTCAAGGCCCGCGGCGAAGACTATAAGCTGCGTCTGGTCGAAGACATGCCGAACGAGCAGGCCATGGGTCTGTACTATCACGAAGAATACGTCGACATGTGCCGCGGTCCGCACGTGCCGAACACGCGCTTCCTGAAATCCTTCAAGCTGACCAAGCTGTCCGGCGCCTATTGGCGTGGCGATGCCAAGAACGAGCAATTGCAGCGCGTTTACGGCACCGCATGGGCGGACAAGAAGCAACTGGCGGCTTACATCCAGCGCATCGAAGAAGCCGAGAAGCGCGATCACCGCAAGATCGGCAAGCGTCTGGGCCTGTTCCACACTCAGGAAGAGTCGCCGGGAATGGTGTTCTGGCACCCGAACGGCTGGACTCTGTACCAGGTGCTCGAGCAATACATGCGCAAGGTTCAGCGCGACAACGGCTACCTGGAGATCAAGACTCCACAAGTCGTTGACCGCAGCCTGTGGGAGAAATCCGGGCACTGGGCCAACTACGCCGACAACATGTTCACCACTCAGTCGGAAAACCGCGACTACGCCATCAAGCCGATGAACTGCCCGTGCCACGTGCAGGTGTTCAATCAGGGCCTGAAAAGCTACCGCGAGCTGCCGATGCGCTTGGCCGAGTTCGGTGCCTGCCACCGTAACGAGCCGTCGGGTGCACTGCACGGGATCATGCGCGTTCGCGCCTTCACTCAGGACGATGCTCACATCTTCTGTACTGAAGAGCAGATGCAGGCCGAATCCGCTGCGTTCATCAAGCTGACCATGGACGTCTATGCCGACTTCGGCTTCAAAGACGTCGAGATGAAGCTGTCCACTCGTCCGGAAAAACGCGTCGGTTCCGACGAATTGTGGGATCGCGCCGAAGCGGCATTGGCCGCAGCCCTTGATAGCGCGGGCCTGCCGTATGATCTGCAGCCGGGTGAGGGTGCGTTCTACGGTCCGAAGATCGAGTTTTCGCTGAAAGATTGCCTCGGCCGTGTCTGGCAATGTGGTACCCTTCAGCTCGATTTTAACCTGCCTGTCCGTCTGGGAGCCGAATACGTCTCCGAAGACAACAGTCGCAAGCACCCGGTCATGTTGCACCGGGCGATCCTCGGATCCTTCGAACGTTTCGTCGGAATCCTGATCGAGCACTACGAGGGTGCATTCCCTGCGTGGCTGGCTCCGACTCAGGCAGTGATCATGAATATCACTGACAAACAGGCCGATTTTGCCGCCGAGGTTGAAAAAACCCTCAATGAAAGCGGATTTCGTGCCAAGTCTGACTTGAGAAATGAAAAGATCGGCTTTAAAATCCGCGAGCATACTTTGCTCAAGGTTCCCTATCTCTTGGTTATCGGAGATCGGGAAGTCGAGATGCAGACTGTCGCTGTGCGTACTCGTGAAGGTGCTGACCTGGGCTCGATGCCCGTCGCCCAGTTCGCTGAGTTTCTCGCGCAAGCGGTTTCCCGGCGTGGTCGCCCAGATTCGGAGTAATTACTATTAAGCGTGAAATGAGACAAGATAAACGAGCTGCACCGAAAGCCCCGATCAACGAGAATATCTCGGCACGCGAGGTTCGGTTAATTGGGGCTGAAGGTGAACAGCTTGGGATTGTGTCAATTGAAGACGCGCTTCTTAAGGCTGAAGAGGCCAAACTGGATTTGGTGGAAATTTCCGCCGATGCAGTACCCCCTGTTTGCAAACTGATGGACTACGGCAAATCGATCTTCGAGAAGAAGAAGCAGATTGCCGCGGCCAAGAAAAACCAGAAGCAGATTCAGGTTAAAGAAATCAAGTTTCGTCCAGGGACGGAGGAAGGGGATTACCAGGTAAAACTGCGCAACCTGGTACGTTTCCTGAGTGATGGGGACAGGGCCAAGGTATCCTTGCGATTCCGCGGCCGTGAGATGGCCCACCAGGAGCTGGGGATGGAACTCCTCAAGCGAGTTGAAGGTGACTTGCTCGAGTACGGTTCGGTCGAACAGCATCCTAAGATGGAAGGACGCCAGCTGATCATGGTCATCGCCCCGAAAAAGAAGAAGTAATCAACAGGGCACGGCAGGCCTTCTGATTATGTTTATCAACTGAATGCGGAGTATCCGAACATGCCAAAAATGAAAACGAAAAGTGGTGCTGCTAAGCGGTTTCTGAAAACTGCTAACGGTATCAAGCACAAGCACGCTTTCAAGAGCCACATCCTGACTAAAATGTCGACCAAGCGTAAGCGTCAACTGCGCGGTAGCAGCTTGCTGCATCCGTCTGACGTGGCAAAAGTCGAGCGCATGCTGCGCCTTCGTTAATTTTAGTCAAGAATAGAGGAAGTAACTCATGGCTCGTGTAAAGCGTGGCGTCATTGCCCGTAAACGTCACAAAAAAATTCTGAAACTTGCTAAAGGCTACTACGGCGCTCGCTCGCGCGTATTCCGTGTTGCCAAGCAAGCGGTAATCAAGGCAGGCCAATACGCCTACCGTGACCGTCGTCAGAAAAAACGTCAGTTCCGCGCTCTGTGGATTGCTCGTATCAACGCTGGTGCACGTATCAACGGTCTGTCCTACAGCCGTTTCATCGCCGGCCTGAAAAAAGCGTCCATCGAGATCGACCGTAAGGTTCTGGCTGATCTGGCAGTGAACGAAAAAGCGGCGTTTGCTGCGATTGTCGAGAAAGCTAAAGCCACCTTGGCTTAAGTACCCCCGACAGTCACCCGGCCTCACCTCTGTGGGGCCAGGTGTTAAACGTCATAAATAGGGGAAGAGCCTTCAAGCTCTTCCCCTATTTTGTATCTGGAGTCTGTACATGGAAAACCTGGATGCGCTCGTCTCTCAAGCACTAGAGGCTGTGCAAAGCGCTGAAGATATCAATGCCCTGGAGCAAATCCGGGTTCACTACCTTGGCAAGAAGGGTGAATTGACTCAGGTGATGAAGACCCTGGGGAATTTGCCAGCAGAAGAGCGTCCGCAAGTCGGCGCCCTGATCAACGTTGCCAAGGAGCGTGTCACAGAGGTTCTCAATGCTCGCAAGGCACTGTTTGAAGAGGCCGACCTGGCCGCCAAACTGTCTGCCGAGTCCATTGACGTGACCCTGCCTGGCCGCGGCCAGACCTCGGGTGGTCTGCATCCGGTTACGCGTACTCTGGAACGTATCGAACAGTTCTTCACCCACATTGGCTACGGCATCGCCGAAGGCCCTGAGGTCGAAGACGACTATCACAACTTCGAAGCACTCAACATCCCAGGCCATCACCCGGCCCGGTCGATGCATGACACCTTCTATTTCAATGCCAACATGTTGCTGCGCACCCATACCTCGCCGGTACAGGTCCGCACCATGGAATCGAAACAGCCGCCGATCCGCATCGTCTGCCCAGGCCGTGTGTACCGCAGCGACTCCGATATCACCCACTCGCCGATGTTCCACCAGGTCGAAGGCCTGCTGGTCGACCGCGATATCAACTTCGCCGACCTGAAAGGCACCATCGAAGAGTTCCTGCGCGTGTTCTTCGAAAAAGAACTGGCCGTGCGTTTCCGTCCTTCGTACTTCCCGTTCACCGAGCCATCCGCTGAAGTCGACATGGAATGCGTGATGTGCAGCGGTAAAGGCTGCCGCGTCTGCAAGCAGACTGGCTGGCTGGAAGTCATGGGCTGCGGCATGGTTCACCCGAACGTGCTGCGCATGTCCGGGATCGACCCGGAAGAGTTTTCGGGCTTCGCCTTCGGCATGGGCGTTGAGCGTCTGGCCATGCTGCGTTACGGCGTGAACGACTTGCGTCTGTTCTTCGACAACGACTTGCGGTTCCTCGCGCAATTTCGCTAGTCGTAACGAATTCTTAGGAGAGCAGGATGAAATTCAGTGAACAATGGCTGCGTGGCTGGGTAAGCCCGCAGGTAAGTCGCGACGAGCTGGTTGCTCGTCTGTCGATGGCCGGTCTTGAGGTCGATAGCGTTACGCCGGCCGCCGGTGAATTCAGTGGTGTGGTGGTGGGCGAGGTGCTGAGCACCGAGCAACACCCTGACGCTGACAAGTTGCGCGTTTGTCAGGTCAGCAATGGCTCGGAGACTTTCCAGGTAGTGTGCGGTGCGCCAAACGTGCGCCCCGGCCTGAAGATCCCGTTTGCCATGATCGGTGCCGAACTGCCGGGCGACTTCAAAATCAAGAAAGCCAAGCTGCGTGGCGTTGAGTCCAACGGCATGCTGTGCTCCCAGGCCGAGCTGCAAATCGGCGAAGGCAACGATGGCCTGATGGAATTGCCGTCCGATGCGCCAGTCGGTCAGGACATTCGTGAGTACCTGAGCCTCGACGACGCCAGCATCGAGGTCGACCTGACCCCGAACCGCGGTGATTGCCTGTCCCTAGCCGGTCTGGCTCGCGAAGTCGGTGCGCTGTATGCCGCCCAAGTCACGCGCCCGGTTGTTGCCAGCGTTCCCGCTATGCACGACGAAGTGCGTTCGGTTGAAGTGCTCGCGCCAGCCGCGTGCCCGCGTTACTTGGGTCGTGTGATCCGTAATGTTGATCTGTCCAAGCCTACGCCGCTGTGGATGGTCGAGCGTCTGCGTCGTGCCGACGTGCGCAGCATCGACGCCGCCGTCGACATCACCAACTACGTGATGCTGGAACTGGGTCAACCGCTGCACGCCTTCGATCTCGCCGAAATCAATGGCGGCATCCGCGTGCGCATGGCCGAAGAAGGCGAGAAGCTGGTGCTGCTCGATGGCCAGGAAGTCAGCCTGCGTAGCGATACGCTGGTGATTGCCGACCACACCCGCGCACTGGCAATCGCTGGCGTCATGGGGGGCGAGCACAGCGGCGTCAACACCGCGACCACTCGCGACATATTCCTTGAAAGTGCCTTCTTCGATCAGATTGCCGTTGCTGGCAAGGCTCGTTCTTACGGCCTGCACACTGACGCTTCGCACCGCTACGAGCGTGGCGTGGACTGGAAGCTGGCCCGTGAAGCCATGGAGCGCGCCACTGGCCTGCTGCTGGAGATCACCGGCGGTGAAGCTGGCCCGATCGTCGAAACCGTCAGCGAGCAGCATCTGCCATCGATCGCTCCGATCACCCTGCGTGCCCAACGCATCACCCAGATGCTGGGCATGGAAATGGACTCGGCCGAAGTCGAGCGTCTGCTCGGGGCCTTGGGTCTGACCATTTCTGCCGATGGGGCAGGGCAGTGGCGCGTTGAAGTGCCAAGCTTCCGTTTCGATATCAGCCTGGAAGTCGACCTGATCGAAGAGCTGGCCCGTCTGTACGGTTACAACCGTCTGCCGGTTCGCTACCCGCAAGCCCGTCTGGCGCCGCAAGCCAAGGCCGAAGCGCGCAGCGATCTGCCTGAACTGCGTCGTCTGCTAGTGGCTCGTGGTTATCAGGAAGCGATCACTTACAGCTTCATCGATCCGAAACAGTTCGAGTTGTTTAATCCGGGTGTCGAGCCGCTGCTGCTGGCCAACCCGATTTCCAACGACATGGCTGCCATGCGTTCGTCCCTGTGGCCTGGTCTGGTCAAGGCGCTTCAGCACAACCTGAACCGTCAGCAAGATCGCGTCCGCCTGTTCGAAAGCGGCCTGCGTTTCGTCGGTCAGCTGGAAGGCCTGAAGCAAGAGCCGATGCTGGCGGGTGTGGTGTGCGGTAGCCGTCTACCGGAAGGCTGGGCACAAGGTCGCGATGTCGTGGATTTCTTCGACGTCAAAGCCGATGTGGAAGCGGTACTGGGCTTCGCCGGTGCGCTGGATTCGTTCACGTTCGTGCCGGGCAAACACCCTGCGTTGCACCCGGGTCAAACCGCGCGCATCGAACGTGAAGGCCGCTTGGTAGGTTTCGTTGGCGCTATCCATCCTGAATTGTCGAAAACCCTCGGTCTCGACCGCCCGGTTTTCGTCTTCGAGTTGGTTCTGGCCGAAGTGGCATTGGGAAAAATGCCTAAATTCCAGGAGTTGTCGCGCTTTCCTGAAGTGCGTCGTGACTTGGCGCTGATTGCGGCCACGGACGTTGCGGCCAGTGCCGTACTGGACGTAATCCGTGAAAATGCAGGCGAATGGCTCACAGACCTCAGGCTATTTGACGTGTATCAGGGTAAAGGCATTGATCCTGATAGAAAAAGCCTTGCAGTCGGCTTGACCTGGCAGCATCCATCGCGCACTCTTAATGACGATGAGGTGAATACCGCGACGCAAAACATCCTCACCTCGCTCGAACAAAGGTTGAACGCCACGTTAAGGAAGTGACGTATGGGGGCTCTGACGAAAGCTGAGATGGCGGAACGTCTGTATGAAGAGCTGGGCCTGAATAAACGGGAGGCCAAGGAATTGGTCGAACTGTTTTTTGAGGAAATCAGGCA is a genomic window containing:
- the thrS gene encoding threonine--tRNA ligase — encoded protein: MPTITLPDGSQRSFDHPVSVAEVAASIGAGLAKATVAGKVDGKLVDASDIIDSDSSLQIITPKDEEGLEIIRHSCAHLVGHAVKQLYPTAKMVIGPVIDEGFYYDIAFERPFTPDDLAAIEQRMQQLIEKDYDVIKKVTPRAEVIEVFKARGEDYKLRLVEDMPNEQAMGLYYHEEYVDMCRGPHVPNTRFLKSFKLTKLSGAYWRGDAKNEQLQRVYGTAWADKKQLAAYIQRIEEAEKRDHRKIGKRLGLFHTQEESPGMVFWHPNGWTLYQVLEQYMRKVQRDNGYLEIKTPQVVDRSLWEKSGHWANYADNMFTTQSENRDYAIKPMNCPCHVQVFNQGLKSYRELPMRLAEFGACHRNEPSGALHGIMRVRAFTQDDAHIFCTEEQMQAESAAFIKLTMDVYADFGFKDVEMKLSTRPEKRVGSDELWDRAEAALAAALDSAGLPYDLQPGEGAFYGPKIEFSLKDCLGRVWQCGTLQLDFNLPVRLGAEYVSEDNSRKHPVMLHRAILGSFERFVGILIEHYEGAFPAWLAPTQAVIMNITDKQADFAAEVEKTLNESGFRAKSDLRNEKIGFKIREHTLLKVPYLLVIGDREVEMQTVAVRTREGADLGSMPVAQFAEFLAQAVSRRGRPDSE
- the infC gene encoding translation initiation factor IF-3, producing MTIKREMRQDKRAAPKAPINENISAREVRLIGAEGEQLGIVSIEDALLKAEEAKLDLVEISADAVPPVCKLMDYGKSIFEKKKQIAAAKKNQKQIQVKEIKFRPGTEEGDYQVKLRNLVRFLSDGDRAKVSLRFRGREMAHQELGMELLKRVEGDLLEYGSVEQHPKMEGRQLIMVIAPKKKK
- the rpmI gene encoding 50S ribosomal protein L35, yielding MPKMKTKSGAAKRFLKTANGIKHKHAFKSHILTKMSTKRKRQLRGSSLLHPSDVAKVERMLRLR
- the rplT gene encoding 50S ribosomal protein L20; the encoded protein is MARVKRGVIARKRHKKILKLAKGYYGARSRVFRVAKQAVIKAGQYAYRDRRQKKRQFRALWIARINAGARINGLSYSRFIAGLKKASIEIDRKVLADLAVNEKAAFAAIVEKAKATLA
- the pheS gene encoding phenylalanine--tRNA ligase subunit alpha — translated: MENLDALVSQALEAVQSAEDINALEQIRVHYLGKKGELTQVMKTLGNLPAEERPQVGALINVAKERVTEVLNARKALFEEADLAAKLSAESIDVTLPGRGQTSGGLHPVTRTLERIEQFFTHIGYGIAEGPEVEDDYHNFEALNIPGHHPARSMHDTFYFNANMLLRTHTSPVQVRTMESKQPPIRIVCPGRVYRSDSDITHSPMFHQVEGLLVDRDINFADLKGTIEEFLRVFFEKELAVRFRPSYFPFTEPSAEVDMECVMCSGKGCRVCKQTGWLEVMGCGMVHPNVLRMSGIDPEEFSGFAFGMGVERLAMLRYGVNDLRLFFDNDLRFLAQFR
- the pheT gene encoding phenylalanine--tRNA ligase subunit beta, with product MKFSEQWLRGWVSPQVSRDELVARLSMAGLEVDSVTPAAGEFSGVVVGEVLSTEQHPDADKLRVCQVSNGSETFQVVCGAPNVRPGLKIPFAMIGAELPGDFKIKKAKLRGVESNGMLCSQAELQIGEGNDGLMELPSDAPVGQDIREYLSLDDASIEVDLTPNRGDCLSLAGLAREVGALYAAQVTRPVVASVPAMHDEVRSVEVLAPAACPRYLGRVIRNVDLSKPTPLWMVERLRRADVRSIDAAVDITNYVMLELGQPLHAFDLAEINGGIRVRMAEEGEKLVLLDGQEVSLRSDTLVIADHTRALAIAGVMGGEHSGVNTATTRDIFLESAFFDQIAVAGKARSYGLHTDASHRYERGVDWKLAREAMERATGLLLEITGGEAGPIVETVSEQHLPSIAPITLRAQRITQMLGMEMDSAEVERLLGALGLTISADGAGQWRVEVPSFRFDISLEVDLIEELARLYGYNRLPVRYPQARLAPQAKAEARSDLPELRRLLVARGYQEAITYSFIDPKQFELFNPGVEPLLLANPISNDMAAMRSSLWPGLVKALQHNLNRQQDRVRLFESGLRFVGQLEGLKQEPMLAGVVCGSRLPEGWAQGRDVVDFFDVKADVEAVLGFAGALDSFTFVPGKHPALHPGQTARIEREGRLVGFVGAIHPELSKTLGLDRPVFVFELVLAEVALGKMPKFQELSRFPEVRRDLALIAATDVAASAVLDVIRENAGEWLTDLRLFDVYQGKGIDPDRKSLAVGLTWQHPSRTLNDDEVNTATQNILTSLEQRLNATLRK